From Xylanibacter oryzae DSM 17970, a single genomic window includes:
- a CDS encoding glycan-binding surface protein, whose amino-acid sequence MKKNKINIFYLLVLSTIAFMQLSLISCSEDNKEGYGTPEITGVRVPDPVYADSLFTKSSTGQLIAITGTNLSNVLKIYINDQQVSFNSTMNTDHSVMCTIPKEENGFKLTAFDSTLKDEIRLETSHGTATFAFKILAPNPSIGRIQGLYPRDAGDSLYVYGKNLIDIEKIYFTDIPAAKLDTTKWKDITGSIVDVTKYSSLVKDHYLDPQTNSYVTSSELGLVLPDIPYESGTLVVKTATGYSYIAYSKKPGIPKIKSVSSEYPEIGETVTIKGSEFVQVGSITYGDVTLTSKDLKVASSEDELSFVFNKKPATGSGTTLTITTPGGQVNYENFFNPASVLINFDGNATDNGWGPNAIYESATSGAAPYSSDGSYARINVMDNGSNWWGTMIYFRKDWSGPFPLPGYDVIPSNASADDIYLAMEVYDNNSAYNTAGYTGYLRYLIQTVGDAENYYDNGFAWINTDQGTFSFSQPVIGDIDGNNVKGKWYRHVIKLSNFACFKDKTYKDIVATGINQIRLMDYNQGTKKGNIDVCFDNIRIYYKK is encoded by the coding sequence ATGAAAAAAAATAAAATCAATATATTTTATCTTCTTGTGTTATCGACTATCGCATTTATGCAATTGTCCTTAATCTCATGCAGTGAAGATAATAAAGAAGGTTATGGGACGCCAGAAATTACTGGTGTTAGAGTTCCTGACCCTGTTTATGCTGACAGCTTATTTACAAAATCCAGTACAGGTCAACTTATAGCGATTACAGGTACAAATCTAAGTAATGTACTCAAAATATATATTAATGATCAGCAAGTCTCGTTTAACTCTACTATGAATACAGACCATAGTGTTATGTGCACAATACCAAAAGAGGAAAATGGCTTTAAACTTACAGCTTTTGACAGTACATTAAAAGATGAAATAAGATTGGAGACAAGTCATGGTACGGCTACTTTTGCATTCAAAATTTTAGCACCAAATCCTTCTATTGGTCGCATACAGGGATTATATCCACGTGATGCGGGTGATTCACTTTACGTATATGGTAAGAATCTTATTGACATAGAAAAAATATATTTTACTGATATCCCTGCTGCTAAGCTTGATACAACTAAATGGAAAGATATAACTGGTAGTATTGTTGATGTTACAAAGTATTCAAGTCTTGTTAAAGATCATTACCTTGATCCCCAAACAAATTCTTATGTTACTTCATCTGAATTAGGATTAGTATTGCCTGATATACCTTACGAATCAGGTACATTAGTAGTGAAAACAGCAACGGGATATTCATATATTGCTTATTCTAAGAAGCCTGGAATACCGAAAATAAAATCAGTAAGTAGTGAATATCCTGAAATAGGTGAAACGGTAACAATTAAAGGTTCTGAATTTGTTCAGGTTGGAAGTATTACTTATGGCGATGTAACTTTGACGAGTAAAGATTTAAAAGTAGCTAGTTCGGAAGATGAGTTATCGTTCGTATTTAATAAAAAACCAGCAACAGGTAGTGGAACTACATTGACTATAACAACACCAGGTGGACAGGTAAATTATGAAAATTTCTTCAACCCTGCTTCTGTTCTTATTAATTTTGATGGAAATGCTACAGATAATGGGTGGGGACCTAATGCCATTTATGAGTCAGCTACAAGTGGTGCAGCTCCTTATTCAAGTGATGGATCTTATGCTCGTATTAATGTCATGGACAATGGCTCAAATTGGTGGGGTACTATGATATATTTCCGTAAAGACTGGAGTGGACCATTTCCTCTTCCTGGTTATGATGTTATTCCTTCAAATGCATCAGCAGACGATATATATCTTGCTATGGAAGTCTATGACAATAACTCTGCTTATAACACTGCTGGTTATACAGGATATTTGAGATATCTGATACAAACTGTGGGAGATGCAGAAAATTATTATGATAATGGATTTGCCTGGATAAATACAGATCAGGGAACTTTCTCCTTTTCACAGCCAGTTATTGGTGATATTGATGGTAATAACGTAAAAGGTAAGTGGTACCGTCATGTTATTAAACTTAGCAATTTTGCATGTTTTAAAGATAAAACATATAAAGATATTGTTGCTACAGGAATTAATCAGATACGACTTATGGATTATAATCAAGGAACAAAGAAGGGTAATATTGATGTCTGCTTTGACAATATCCGAATATATTATAAAAAATAA